In the Arthrobacter zhaoxinii genome, one interval contains:
- the gadC gene encoding putative glutamine/gamma-aminobutyrate antiporter GadC, protein MSDSKAANSSAANQQRAKSKQNAQITIGALAVMNIVAVVSLRGLPSEAEYGLSSIFYYVLAAVVFLIPVSIVAAELATGWPETGGVFRWVGEAFGPRWAFLAMFMLFIEVTIWFPTVLTFGAVSLAYTGDNQNLDAQLAGNKLFVLAVVLVVYWLATFIAFRGAKAFSRVSQWGGIIGTIIPAVILIVLGFAYFFAGNTPQIQMGWGELIPDFGNFSNVVLAASIFLFYAGMEMNAIHVKEVKNPTRDYPIAVLTAAAGTVIIFVLGTLAIAFVVPQADINLTQSLLTSYNDMFEWAGIGWAGPIVAFMLLIGVLAGVVTWVAGPSTGMLAVAKAGYLPRFWQHTNKNGMGTHILFFQAFMVTGLGLTYVVLPSVQAAYQILSQLTVILYLIMYMLMFAAAIYLRYSQPNRPRPYRVPGGDVGMWIIGGVGFLGSLMAFAFSFIPPDQISVGSPEVYVGILVGGAVVMVILPFVIYAFRKPHWRDGSSAFVPFTWQIEHTHPGTVTESSISTQQLTREAEASGSPMTFSHADGGGGHGEPAAAAPDTVPAAPTGTRRGKGTSGGSSAV, encoded by the coding sequence ATGAGCGATTCGAAGGCAGCAAATTCCTCCGCAGCGAACCAGCAGCGGGCGAAGTCGAAGCAGAATGCGCAAATCACCATCGGCGCCCTGGCCGTGATGAACATTGTGGCCGTGGTCAGTCTCCGCGGACTTCCGTCGGAGGCCGAGTACGGCCTGAGCTCGATTTTCTACTACGTCCTGGCCGCCGTCGTCTTCCTGATTCCGGTCTCCATCGTGGCGGCCGAGCTGGCCACCGGCTGGCCGGAAACGGGCGGGGTCTTCCGGTGGGTCGGCGAGGCCTTCGGACCGCGGTGGGCCTTCCTGGCCATGTTTATGCTCTTCATCGAGGTCACCATCTGGTTCCCCACTGTCCTGACGTTCGGCGCCGTGTCGCTTGCGTACACCGGGGACAACCAGAACCTGGATGCGCAGCTGGCCGGCAATAAGCTCTTCGTCCTGGCGGTTGTCCTGGTGGTCTACTGGCTGGCCACGTTCATTGCCTTCCGGGGCGCGAAGGCCTTCTCGCGGGTGAGCCAATGGGGCGGCATCATCGGCACCATCATCCCGGCGGTGATTCTGATCGTTCTCGGTTTCGCCTACTTCTTTGCGGGCAATACCCCGCAGATCCAGATGGGCTGGGGCGAACTTATTCCGGACTTCGGCAACTTCTCCAACGTGGTGCTCGCGGCATCGATCTTCCTGTTCTACGCCGGCATGGAAATGAACGCCATCCACGTGAAAGAGGTCAAGAACCCCACCCGGGACTACCCGATCGCGGTGCTGACCGCGGCGGCGGGCACGGTCATCATCTTCGTGCTGGGAACCCTGGCCATCGCGTTCGTGGTGCCCCAGGCCGACATCAACCTCACCCAGTCCCTGCTGACCTCCTACAACGACATGTTCGAGTGGGCCGGCATCGGCTGGGCCGGACCGATAGTCGCGTTTATGCTGCTGATCGGCGTCCTCGCGGGTGTGGTGACCTGGGTGGCAGGTCCGTCAACAGGCATGCTCGCCGTGGCGAAAGCAGGCTACCTGCCCCGCTTCTGGCAGCACACCAACAAGAACGGCATGGGCACCCACATCCTGTTCTTCCAGGCCTTCATGGTCACCGGCCTGGGACTGACCTATGTAGTGCTGCCCTCGGTGCAGGCCGCCTACCAGATCCTGAGCCAGCTGACGGTGATCCTGTACCTCATCATGTACATGCTGATGTTCGCTGCCGCGATTTACCTGCGCTACAGCCAGCCGAACCGTCCGCGGCCCTACCGCGTGCCCGGAGGCGACGTGGGAATGTGGATCATCGGCGGCGTGGGTTTCCTCGGTTCGCTGATGGCTTTCGCCTTCAGCTTCATCCCGCCGGACCAGATCTCCGTGGGATCCCCGGAAGTGTACGTGGGCATCTTGGTGGGCGGAGCAGTGGTGATGGTGATCCTGCCGTTCGTGATCTATGCCTTCCGCAAACCGCATTGGCGCGACGGCTCCAGCGCGTTCGTTCCGTTCACCTGGCAGATTGAACATACGCATCCCGGGACGGTCACCGAGTCCAGCATTTCCACCCAGCAGCTCACCCGTGAAGCTGAGGCTTCAGGTTCACCGATGACGTTCTCGCACGCTGACGGCGGCGGGGGGCACGGGGAGCCTGCCGCAGCGGCACCGGACACCGTCCCGGCGGCGCCAACGGGCACGAGGCGCGGCAAGGGAACCTCAGGCGGGAGCTCCGCGGTATGA
- a CDS encoding glutamate decarboxylase — MAHNNPDSLSVNPLFARPGEETAAPKYRLNDGEMLPETAYQIVHDETMLDGNARLNLATFVSTWMDDHANRLYSETFDKNMIDKDEYPQTAQIEQNCWQILADLWHAPSPRETIGTSTVGSSEACMLGGLAFKRLWQHRRRSEGKPTDKPNLVMSSAVQVCWEKFCNYFDVEPRLVPISEEHKCLDGFGLENYVDENTIGVVAIMGVTYTGMYEPVQQIAAKLDEIQSSTGLDIPIHVDGASGAMIAPFIQQDLEWDFRLERVHSISTSGHKYGLVYPGLGWVVWRERQWLPEDLIFYVSYLGGDMPTFALNFSRPGAQVVLQFYLFLRLGRDGYARIQQASQDVALHLSGAIAELGPFELWNDGSDIPVFAWRLKEGHTDKWNLYDLADRLRTRGWLVPAYPLPDDLSNLTVERIVVRNGLSMDLADKLLADIRRETTYLEQLSAPMPREAEHPGFHH; from the coding sequence ATGGCGCACAATAATCCTGATTCCCTTTCCGTAAATCCACTTTTTGCCCGTCCCGGCGAAGAGACCGCCGCCCCGAAGTATCGGCTGAACGACGGCGAAATGCTGCCGGAAACGGCCTACCAGATTGTCCACGACGAGACCATGCTGGACGGCAACGCCCGGCTGAACCTGGCGACCTTCGTCAGTACCTGGATGGACGACCACGCGAACCGGCTCTACAGCGAGACGTTCGACAAGAACATGATCGACAAGGACGAGTACCCGCAGACCGCGCAGATTGAGCAGAACTGCTGGCAGATCCTTGCCGATCTGTGGCATGCGCCGTCCCCCCGGGAAACCATCGGCACCTCGACCGTCGGTTCCTCCGAAGCCTGCATGCTGGGCGGACTGGCATTCAAGCGGCTGTGGCAGCACCGGCGCCGCAGCGAGGGAAAACCGACGGATAAGCCCAACCTCGTGATGAGTTCAGCGGTGCAGGTGTGCTGGGAGAAGTTCTGCAATTACTTCGACGTGGAGCCTCGGCTGGTGCCCATCAGCGAGGAGCATAAATGCCTGGACGGCTTCGGGCTGGAGAACTACGTCGATGAAAACACCATCGGCGTCGTCGCGATCATGGGTGTGACCTACACCGGCATGTATGAGCCGGTACAGCAGATCGCCGCCAAGCTCGACGAAATCCAGTCCTCCACGGGCCTGGACATTCCCATCCATGTGGACGGGGCGTCCGGTGCCATGATCGCTCCGTTCATCCAACAGGACCTGGAATGGGATTTCCGGCTGGAACGGGTCCACTCAATCAGCACTTCCGGCCATAAATACGGCCTCGTCTATCCGGGCCTCGGCTGGGTGGTCTGGCGGGAACGGCAGTGGCTTCCGGAGGACCTGATCTTCTATGTCAGCTATCTCGGCGGGGACATGCCGACCTTCGCCCTGAACTTCTCCCGCCCCGGCGCGCAGGTAGTCCTGCAGTTCTATTTGTTCCTTCGCCTGGGCCGCGACGGGTATGCGCGGATCCAGCAGGCATCGCAGGACGTTGCGCTGCATCTCTCCGGAGCGATCGCGGAATTGGGCCCCTTCGAGCTGTGGAACGACGGTTCGGACATCCCGGTCTTCGCGTGGCGCCTGAAGGAAGGCCATACGGACAAGTGGAACCTGTATGACCTGGCCGACCGGCTCCGCACCAGGGGCTGGCTGGTGCCCGCCTATCCCCTGCCGGACGACCTCTCGAACCTGACGGTGGAACGGATTGTGGTCCGCAACGGCCTGAGCATGGACCTGGCGGACAAGCTGCTGGCGGACATCCGCCGCGAAACGACGTACCTCGAGCAGCTCAGCGCCCCGATGCCCCGCGAGGCGGAGCATCCCGGATTCCATCACTAA
- a CDS encoding Hsp20/alpha crystallin family protein: MASLARRERFELPDQVRRFFEGDWEVPAFPVEEYQDGSAMVIRAELPNINPEQDLDVTVSDGILHIKGERKERTEHKGKHGYRSEFRYGSFTREIALPSGASQDNVTASYNDGVLEIRVPVPESGPSSTKIPVSRG; this comes from the coding sequence ATGGCTTCCCTTGCACGACGCGAGCGTTTTGAACTGCCCGACCAGGTCCGCAGGTTTTTCGAGGGGGACTGGGAGGTTCCGGCATTCCCGGTCGAGGAATACCAGGACGGTTCGGCCATGGTGATCCGGGCCGAACTGCCCAACATCAATCCCGAGCAGGACCTCGACGTCACCGTCAGCGACGGGATCCTGCACATCAAGGGGGAGCGGAAGGAACGAACCGAGCATAAGGGAAAGCACGGGTACCGTTCCGAATTCCGCTACGGGTCGTTCACCCGGGAGATCGCGCTGCCCTCCGGCGCCAGCCAGGACAACGTCACGGCCTCCTACAACGACGGCGTCCTGGAAATCCGTGTGCCGGTCCCCGAATCCGGACCGTCGTCCACCAAGATTCCCGTCTCGCGGGGCTAG